The Imtechella halotolerans DNA window TTGGCTATTTTTCATATTAATATGTTATACATAATACAAATATAAAAAAATATTTGTATATTCGAAGTTGAGTGTGTTAAAATGAGAATTTGGAATTATACTCAACAACCTAGCCTAAGTTTTTTATTTTTATACTTTTGTACCCAAGAAGATACGCCAAAAATGAAAGCCAAATTAGAAAAAATAGAACCTATAGATAACCTATCATTGGTTGATAAAGTAGAAGCGCGTATACTCGCTTTTTTCAAAGAAAATGGACTCCGTCCTGGTGATGCAATTCCAAAGGAATTAGAATTTGCAGAATCACTTGGAGTAAGCAGAACTGTTGTAAGGGAAGCTTTACTTCGCTTGCGAACTTTAGGATTAGTTGAATCTAAGAAGCATAGAGGTATGATTCTTACTCAGCCTGATGTTGTTGGTAGTTTTGAACGAGTGCTCGATCCTACTATATTGGATGAATCAACTTTGAAAAATCTATTTGAACTGCGTCTAATTCTTGAGATGGGAATGGCTGATTTTCTATTTGAAAGGAAAACTCAAAAGGACATGGACGAGTTAGAAGAAATAGTCACTTTTGAAGAAGATAATGTAAATAATGAGTCATTTTTTTCTCTAGATAAGGAAATTGCCTTTCATGGAAAGCTTTATCAAATGTCAAACAATGAAACCTTGCAAAAATTTCACAAATTATTGTTGCCGGTTTTTGAATTTGTACATCGTGAAACTTCTGAAGAATGGCGACAATTTAAGTACTCATCAGGTAAGTTTGTTACCCATCGTATGCTTATGGATAATATAAAAGTTGGAACGCCAGAAACATTTAGAAACGCTATGCGTAATCATTTGGAGCCTCATTTTGTGCGTACTTTTAAGAAGGCTTAATTGTAACAACTATTTTAAATATAAAAATGCCGTTTTCAATGACGGCATTTTTCATAAGAGAAACCCCCGCTTCTTTTTTAGGAGTCGGGGGTTTTTCAAGAATACTATAACTAATTTAAATGTGAAGAAAAGAAAGCATGATAAACATAGGTATTCTTGATTTTATTGTTAGTTCTCATAGCCTTCAGTTTGCTCAAGAATGGGATCTTTTGCAATCATACTTTCGGATATAGGGTAATATATTTTATGTGAGTCAGATGCGTTTAAAGTTGGAATTTCATCATAAACATAATTACCACCGGCTCGTACTAAATCCCACCAACGTTTACCTTCTCCAATAAATTCCTTTAATCGTTCATTTAAAATGTGATTAGTGTTTTCAGTTTTGGAGCCATTAGTGAATTGGTACCCTGGGAAATTTGCGCCATATGCTCTTTGTCTAACTGCATTAATTTCCGCTGATGGATCCTCATTAAGGTGATTTTTGGCTTCTGCCAATAATAATAGGACATCTGCATAACGGTAAATGGGGATATTGTTATAATTTTCACGCAACCCGTCACTGCCTACATTTCCTAGAAACTTTGTAAGGATAGCACCAACATAACCATTATTGTCAAATGGAATGTGTCCTGCATTATTTGTGTAAATACGGATAAAATTTCCTCTTCGAGCATCATTTGTGTCGTCAATTAGACTTAATATTTTTTCAGAAGGTCCATATCTATTACCGCCGTTTACGACAAAATCAATTAATGTTGTGCCATTGGCATCCCATAACCCACCTGTTGTTTCGTTATGAATGTCGACAGCTCTCGATGTGAAGTTAGAATAGAAATTACTGGCTTGTCCTCTTTGGTAGTCAATTGTAAATATAAATTCATTGTTAGACTCATTATCGGCTCCCCATAAGTTAGTATATGGGACTAATGAGAATCCAGATATTGATTCTAATGCTATTTTGGCTTGCAGAAAGTCTGTTTCTCCTGAACCTAAAACCACTCCTGACCATAAGTATGCTTCCCCTTTTAAGGTTAATGTTGCCGCCTTTGACCAATAGATTTTTGTATTTAGCCATAGATTATTGTCATTTCCAAAATAGTCTAACGATTGTTCTAGATCTGACTTGATTTGTGTCATCACTTCTGTTTTTGGTGAACGTGGTTTTTGTAAGGCTAATATATCTACTCCATTAATAGGTTCTGTTGTAATAGGTATATCGCCCCAAGCTTTTAGCATGGAAAAATAAATATAGGCTCTGATTCCATAAACTTGGCCTAGAAGGTGATTC harbors:
- a CDS encoding RagB/SusD family nutrient uptake outer membrane protein, with the translated sequence MKKYILIITSFILFIGCDIDLKPESSLTYNGFWDTEEAVRSAHVGIYSTIRNYNYTLWRMGELRSDIWGGPTLESPSDLNLIDNNINVSNAPFTDWAQFYKLMHYINDFIKNAPKVTFKNENEKNHLLGQVYGIRAYIYFSMLKAWGDIPITTEPINGVDILALQKPRSPKTEVMTQIKSDLEQSLDYFGNDNNLWLNTKIYWSKAATLTLKGEAYLWSGVVLGSGETDFLQAKIALESISGFSLVPYTNLWGADNESNNEFIFTIDYQRGQASNFYSNFTSRAVDIHNETTGGLWDANGTTLIDFVVNGGNRYGPSEKILSLIDDTNDARRGNFIRIYTNNAGHIPFDNNGYVGAILTKFLGNVGSDGLRENYNNIPIYRYADVLLLLAEAKNHLNEDPSAEINAVRQRAYGANFPGYQFTNGSKTENTNHILNERLKEFIGEGKRWWDLVRAGGNYVYDEIPTLNASDSHKIYYPISESMIAKDPILEQTEGYEN
- a CDS encoding FadR/GntR family transcriptional regulator — encoded protein: MKAKLEKIEPIDNLSLVDKVEARILAFFKENGLRPGDAIPKELEFAESLGVSRTVVREALLRLRTLGLVESKKHRGMILTQPDVVGSFERVLDPTILDESTLKNLFELRLILEMGMADFLFERKTQKDMDELEEIVTFEEDNVNNESFFSLDKEIAFHGKLYQMSNNETLQKFHKLLLPVFEFVHRETSEEWRQFKYSSGKFVTHRMLMDNIKVGTPETFRNAMRNHLEPHFVRTFKKA